Proteins from a genomic interval of Musa acuminata AAA Group cultivar baxijiao chromosome BXJ1-9, Cavendish_Baxijiao_AAA, whole genome shotgun sequence:
- the LOC103997962 gene encoding uncharacterized protein LOC103997962 isoform X1: protein MASASSSTSSPQYRSRFGDTTLTKVFVGGLAWETPTEELRRYFEQFGEILEAVIITDKFTGRSKGYGFVTFREPESARRSVADPNPVIGGRRANCNIAALGRPRPPSPRLGRSQDGSMYQGPPPPYGRLPAQVGPPVIYPAPLGYLTYPSEYGYQQAAMYNPQVASYYYQQLYGPTSPSAVGPPPYHHYPHMGYSMQSPRAGFPSLAQGPRPPYMQQHPAPHMQGSFIPSSSQQHPFQLQPPPHARQPLSTAVDLQAPQQPSTAGANTDNQDA from the exons ATGGCTTCCGCTTCTTCTTCGACCTCCAGCCCGCAGTACAGATCAAGGTTCGGCGACACAACCTTGACCAAGGTCTTCGTGGGAGGTCTGGCTTGGGAGACCCCCACCGAGGAGCTCCGCCGCTACTTCGAACAGTTCGGCGAAATCCTCGAGGCCGTCATCATCACCGACAAGTTCACCGGCCGATCCAAAGGCTACGGCTTC GTGACGTTCCGGGAGCCGGAGTCGGCGAGGCGGTCAGTGGCGGACCCCAACCCGGTGATCGGCGGCAGGCGAGCCAACTGCAACATTGCGGCCTTGGGCAGGCCAAGGCCGCCCTCTCCACGCCTAG GGAGGAGCCAAGATGGGAGCATGTACCAGGGCCCACCACCACCATATGGCAGACTGCCAGCCCAAGTGGGCCCCCCAGTCATCTACCCTGCTCCTCTCGG GTATCTGACCTACCCATCTGAATATGGATATCAACAA gCTGCTATGTACAATCCCCAAGTGGCATCCTACTACTACCAACAGCTATATGGACCAACGTCACCATCAGCTGTTGGACCTCCACCCTACCACCATTACCCTCACATGGGGTACTCTATGCAAAGTCCCAGGGCAGGGTTTCCTTCTCTAGCACAAGGCCCACGGCCACCATACATGCAGCAGCATCCTGCACCCCACATGCAGGGGTCCTTCATTCCCTCCTCCTCGCAACAACACCCGTTTCAGCTCCAACCCCCACCACATGCAAGGCAACCCCTGAGCACAGCAGTAG ACTTACAAGCTCCTCAGCAACCCTCCACAGCTGGAGCAAACACCGATAACCAGGATGCTTGA
- the LOC103997962 gene encoding uncharacterized protein LOC103997962 isoform X2: MASASSSTSSPQYRSRFGDTTLTKVFVGGLAWETPTEELRRYFEQFGEILEAVIITDKFTGRSKGYGFVTFREPESARRSVADPNPVIGGRRANCNIAALGRPRPPSPRLGCYVQSPSGILLLPTAIWTNVTISCWTSTLPPLPSHGVLYAKSQGRVSFSSTRPTATIHAAASCTPHAGVLHSLLLATTPVSAPTPTTCKATPEHSSRLTSSSATLHSWSKHR; the protein is encoded by the exons ATGGCTTCCGCTTCTTCTTCGACCTCCAGCCCGCAGTACAGATCAAGGTTCGGCGACACAACCTTGACCAAGGTCTTCGTGGGAGGTCTGGCTTGGGAGACCCCCACCGAGGAGCTCCGCCGCTACTTCGAACAGTTCGGCGAAATCCTCGAGGCCGTCATCATCACCGACAAGTTCACCGGCCGATCCAAAGGCTACGGCTTC GTGACGTTCCGGGAGCCGGAGTCGGCGAGGCGGTCAGTGGCGGACCCCAACCCGGTGATCGGCGGCAGGCGAGCCAACTGCAACATTGCGGCCTTGGGCAGGCCAAGGCCGCCCTCTCCACGCCTAG gCTGCTATGTACAATCCCCAAGTGGCATCCTACTACTACCAACAGCTATATGGACCAACGTCACCATCAGCTGTTGGACCTCCACCCTACCACCATTACCCTCACATGGGGTACTCTATGCAAAGTCCCAGGGCAGGGTTTCCTTCTCTAGCACAAGGCCCACGGCCACCATACATGCAGCAGCATCCTGCACCCCACATGCAGGGGTCCTTCATTCCCTCCTCCTCGCAACAACACCCGTTTCAGCTCCAACCCCCACCACATGCAAGGCAACCCCTGAGCACAGCAGTAG ACTTACAAGCTCCTCAGCAACCCTCCACAGCTGGAGCAAACACCGATAA
- the LOC103997964 gene encoding histone H3.3, translated as MARTKQTARKSTGGKAPRKQLATKAARKSAPTTGGVKKPHRYRPGTVALREIRKYQKSTELLIRKLPFQRLVREIAQDFKTDLRFQSHAVLALQEAAEAYLVGLFEDTNLCAIHAKRVTIMPKDIQLARRIRGERA; from the exons ATGGCTCGTACCAAGCAAACTGCTCGCAAGTCAACTGGAGGGAAGGCTCCTAGGAAACAGCTTGCCACTAAG GCTGCTCGCAAATCAGCCCCTACCACTGGTGGAGTGAAGAAGCCTCATCGCTACCGTCCTGGGACTGTTGCTCTTCG TGAAATTCGTAAGTATCAGAAAAGCACAGAGCTTCTGATAAGGAAGCTGCCATTCCAGAGGCTTGTCAGGGAAATTGCCCAGGATTTCAAG ACTGATCTGCGCTTCCAGAGCCATGCAGTGCTTGCTTTACAAGAGGCTGCCGAAGCCTATTTGGTGGGTTTGTTTGAGGATACCAATTTGTGCGCCATCCATGCCAAGCGCGTGACCATCATGCCTAAGGACATCCAGTTGGCTCGGAGGATCCGAGGTGAAAGGGCTTGA
- the LOC135593125 gene encoding O-fucosyltransferase 7-like, with the protein MQRRRVRPRRVTVMRLMLTIAVGTVFLVALLAVHVSPSSSYSSSSSPGAYKLPKRHEIGYGSWRSEHKWVQETVPPQLSKASAAHHQWDSTSQETTEEFEKLWKPPSDRGFVPCTKPSSSYSSPGESRGYLLVSTNGGLNQMRAGISDMVAVVRIINATLVIPKLDKSSFWQDSSNFSDVFDEDHFIRSLANDVKIVKKLPKELAASTKIVKYFKSWSGVEYYQDEISRLWNDNKVIRAAKSDSRLANNNLSSEIQKLRCRVFYESLRFAPSIEALGKLLVERMRSYGPFIALHLRFEKDMLAFSGCTYGLSPHEANELTKIRENTPYWKVKDIDPMQQRSKGHCPLTPKEVGIFLSALGYPSSTPIYIAAGDIYGGDSHMADLQSRFPILMSKEKLASAEELDPFRPYASQMAALDYIVSVESDVFVSSYLGNMARAVEGHRRFLGHRKTITPDRKSLVHLIDKIDRGSLKEGKKLSNMILEAHKGRQGSPRKRKGPTSGTRGKERFRSEEAFYENPLPDCLCRSESDDTTGHHHLVTT; encoded by the exons atgcagagGCGCAGGGTGCGGCCGAGAAGGGTGACCGTCATGCGGTTGATGCTGACCATCGCCGTCGGCACCGTCTTCCTGGTGGCGCTGCTGGCCGTGCACGTGTCCCCTTCGTCCTCctactcctcctcgtcctccccgGGTGCTTACAAGCTCCCCAAG AGGCATGAGATTGGGTATGGAAGCTGGCGTTCCGAGCACAAATGGGTGCAAGAAACGGTTCCTCCTCAACTCTCCAAGGCGTCGGCTGCTCATCATCAG TGGGATAGCACGAGCCAGGAGACGACGGAGGAATTCGAGAAGCTGTGGAAGCCTCCATCAGATCGTGGCTTTGTGCCTTGCACTAAACCCAGCTCATCGTATTCAT CTCCTGGAGAGTCAAGAGGTTACCTGTTAGTGAGCACCAATGGTGGGTTGAACCAGATGAGGGCAGGG ATCTCTGATATGGTAGCAGTTGTGCGGATTATCAATGCCACTCTCGTGATTCCAAAACTCGATAAGAGCTCATTTTGGCAAGATTCTAG CAATTTTTCGGATGTCTTTGACGAAGATCACTTTATACGTTCTTTGGCAAATGATGTGAAAATCGTGAAGAAACTACCAAAGGAGCTTGCTGCATCTACCAAAATAGTGAAATATTTTAAGAGCTGGTCTGGTGTAGAATATTACCAGGATGAGATATCTCGATTATGGAATGATAATAAG GTTATTCGAGCTGCTAAATCAGATTCTCGCCTTGCTAACAACAATTTGTCTTCTGAGATACAGAAGCTCCGTTGCCGAGTTTTCTACGAGTCTCTTCGTTTCGCCCCTAGCATTGAGGCACTAGGAAAA TTGTTGGTTGAGAGAATGAGATCATATGGTCCATTTATTGCTCTGCACTTACGTTTCGAGAAGGACATGCTTGCTTTTAGTGGTTGTACATATGGTTTGAGTCCTCATGAAGCTAATGAGCTAACCAAAATTAG AGAAAACACACCATACTGGAAGGTGAAAGACATTGACCCCATGCAACAGAGATCCAAAGGTCACTGTCCCCTTACGCCAAAAGAGGTTGGAATTTTCCTTTCTGCTCTAGGATATCCATCAAGTACTCCAATATATATTGCAGCTGGTGATATATATGGAGGTGATTCACACATGGCTGATCTCCAATCCCGGTTTCCGATACTAATGAGCAAG GAAAAGTTAGCTTCAGCAGAAGAGCTTGATCCTTTTAGACCATATGCATCTCAAATGGCAGCATTGGATTACATTGTCTCAGTGGAAAGCGATGTTTTCGTTTCATCGTACCTGGGAAACATGGCAAGGGCGGTCGAGGGTCACCGTCGTTTCTTGGGCCACCGAAAAACCATCACTCCCGATAG GAAATCACTTGTTCATTTGATTGATAAGATCGATCGTGGATCGCTCAAAGAAGGAAAAAAGCTATCAAACATGATTCTCGAAGCCCACAAAGGAAG ACAAGGGTCACCGCGCAAGAGAAAAGGTCCCACCTCTGGAACAAGAGGAAAAGAAAGATTTCGGTCCGAAGAAGCATTCTACGAGAATCCTCTACCGGACTGTTTGTGCCGGTCGGAATCGGACGACACCACCGGTCATCATCATCTTGTTACCACGTGA
- the LOC135583597 gene encoding homeobox-leucine zipper protein HOX4-like — MKRRIADWGCLMPICPSEENSESMVEDDEAAVQGEKKRRLSAAQLRALERSFEVENKLEPERKLRLAQQLGLQPRQVAVWFQNRRARCKTKQLERDYAALEANYDALRLDYDSLRRDKESLLTQIGELKAKLSSGEQRLSFSSVKKEPVISEAETKAAPPSSSEKDPAALFYKDGSSESDSSAVLNDENIPRRGKPSSMDAVRPLPTAAETISAPLFLDPDHLSGAIKEEGFLHHQHHHMLMMEEEEPFISFFSDDQPPILNWCSDDWN; from the exons ATGAAGAGGCGCATCGCAGACTGGGGGTGTCTCATGCCGATCTGCCCATCTG AGGAGAACAGCGAGTCCATGGTGGAAGATGATGAGGCGGCGGTACAAGGAGAGAAGAAGCGGCGGCTGAGCGCGGCGCAGCTGAGAGCTCTGGAGAGGAGCTTCGAGGTGGAGAACAAGCTGGAACCGGAGCGGAAGCTGAGGCTGGCACAACAGCTGGGCCTCCAGCCGCGGCAGGTGGCCGTCTGGTTCCAGAACCGCCGGGCCCGGTGCAAGACCAAGCAGCTGGAGCGCGACTACGCCGCCCTCGAGGCCAACTACGACGCGCTCCGCCTCGACTACGATTCGCTCCGCCGCGACAAGGAGTCTCTTCTCACCCAG ATCGGTGAGCTCAAGGCCAAGTTGTCGTCGGGGGAGCAGCGCCTCAGCTTCTCCTCCGTGAAGAAAGAGCCGGTGATCTCCGAAGCCGAGACCAAGGCCGCGCCGCCCTCGTCGTCAGAAAAGGATCCCGCGGCTCTGTTCTACAAGGACGGATCGTCCGAAAGCGACTCCAGCGCCGTCCTCAACGACGAAAACATCCCTCGACGGGGGAAGCCCTCGTCGATGGACGCGGTGCGGCCGCTGCCTACGGCTGCTGAGACAATTTCCGCGCCACTTTTTCTTGATCCGGATCATCTCTCTGGCGCCATCAAGGAGGAAGGATTCCTGCACCATCAACATCACCACATGTTgatgatggaggaggaggaaCCGTTCATCAGCTTCTTCTCCGACGACCAGCCTCCCATTCTCAACTGGTGCTCCGACGACTGGAATTAG